A genomic window from Paenibacillus sp. FSL K6-0276 includes:
- a CDS encoding N-acetylmuramoyl-L-alanine amidase, which yields MKIKRMMRKTIFISFIAIAELFFYKMFLKVEVTDLTSKEAIINPTIEKSDLILEGKKIVLDAGHGGRDIGATGQSGLEEKEITLHTIQNIEKLLLEKTRAEVILTRDEDESLSLAERTKISNDHNADLFISVHYDAFETSDVSGITTYYSEDKDQQLANLIHGKIFKQNMEVRDRGVSYGDYHVLRENESPSILLELGFISNKEDEQRMQSQEFQTNTSNLIAEGIIEYLSK from the coding sequence ATGAAAATCAAAAGAATGATGAGAAAAACGATCTTTATTTCCTTTATTGCAATCGCAGAATTATTTTTCTACAAAATGTTTCTTAAAGTGGAAGTGACTGACTTAACAAGTAAGGAGGCTATTATCAACCCCACTATTGAAAAGAGCGATCTTATTTTAGAAGGGAAAAAGATAGTGCTTGATGCTGGTCACGGCGGACGTGATATCGGCGCAACAGGCCAGTCTGGACTGGAAGAGAAAGAAATAACGCTCCATACGATCCAAAACATTGAAAAGCTTCTGCTAGAGAAAACAAGAGCAGAAGTGATCTTAACCCGTGACGAGGATGAGTCACTGTCACTCGCGGAACGGACGAAAATATCTAACGATCATAACGCCGATCTATTTATAAGTGTTCATTACGATGCTTTTGAAACGAGTGATGTATCGGGGATAACAACTTATTACAGTGAAGATAAGGACCAGCAATTAGCAAATCTTATTCATGGAAAAATATTTAAACAAAACATGGAAGTAAGAGATCGAGGCGTTTCTTATGGTGACTATCATGTTTTACGTGAGAACGAAAGCCCTTCGATATTGTTGGAGCTAGGTTTTATTTCAAATAAAGAGGATGAGCAGCGTATGCAATCACAAGAGTTCCAAACCAATACATCAAACTTGATTGCAGAGGGTATTATTGAATATTTATCCAAGTAG
- a CDS encoding carbohydrate ABC transporter permease, with protein MKKTALIYKWTLSAFLVVIAAVMVFPIIFTLMNSFMSENEIGRNYDLIGQVLDINLVDSNPFITLKLIPDWVTFEQYGKILFGTPTYLNMFWNSVFMVVPIILGQVLFASLAAYAFAKLRFRGRDPLFLVYVIVMLMPFQVTLVPNYIIADHLGLLNSASAIVLPGIFAAFGVFMLRQFMLSIPYSYIEAAIMDGAGHLKIFVQIILPLIKPGISALVILLFVDYWNMVEQPLIFLEDAFKQPLSLYLSRIQEEARGIGFAASVLYMSPMLLLFLYTESYFIEGVQMSGIKG; from the coding sequence ATGAAAAAAACAGCATTGATCTATAAATGGACTCTGTCAGCATTTCTAGTCGTTATTGCAGCCGTAATGGTATTTCCAATTATATTCACTTTAATGAACTCATTCATGTCGGAAAATGAAATTGGACGCAACTATGATCTCATTGGCCAAGTGTTGGATATTAATTTAGTCGATTCTAATCCATTTATTACTTTAAAACTAATACCTGATTGGGTGACATTCGAGCAATATGGGAAAATTCTCTTTGGTACTCCAACCTACCTGAACATGTTTTGGAACTCTGTTTTTATGGTTGTTCCTATTATTTTAGGTCAGGTTTTATTCGCTTCCTTAGCAGCATATGCGTTTGCCAAACTGCGGTTTAGAGGTCGTGACCCATTATTTTTAGTTTATGTAATCGTCATGCTAATGCCTTTTCAAGTGACACTCGTTCCAAACTATATTATTGCGGATCACTTAGGTCTCTTAAATAGTGCGAGCGCAATTGTGCTACCAGGAATATTTGCGGCATTTGGGGTGTTTATGCTCCGGCAGTTCATGCTGTCAATCCCATACTCCTATATCGAAGCAGCCATTATGGATGGAGCAGGACATCTGAAAATATTTGTACAAATCATTCTTCCACTAATTAAACCCGGAATTTCTGCGCTAGTTATACTCCTCTTTGTTGATTATTGGAATATGGTAGAGCAGCCGCTAATCTTCTTGGAAGATGCGTTCAAACAGCCATTATCCCTCTACTTATCGCGAATTCAAGAAGAGGCACGTGGTATTGGGTTTGCTGCTTCTGTGCTGTATATGTCACCAATGCTGCTCTTATTTTTATACACAGAATCTTATTTTATTGAAGGTGTTCAGATGTCTGGTATCAAGGGTTAA
- a CDS encoding efflux RND transporter periplasmic adaptor subunit, producing the protein MNDQTSEQADYRVKKRIRHAIVLFIAALLGFTLYSNTLLTMNLPKVWAEEASSGQLIQNFSGSGMLQPISIVELNNKAGWDVKEVRIKVGDRVTKGQSLVTYNSREAEDRIQDDEANLARLQLMMEGLEEQYIVALHNPDDEMIREAKRNLDIAQLESGVQDRKLRSMRDNLKNFRQITAPFDGVITQVSAIKGLPSGQAGADVRLSQDDLGYQFTLDIPSSITDQMEIGKKIKVDIKIKGKAQSLDGQIKRIENTRADNEEVGKQNAIKRVQIWVQSKQLEGGEQANVNLSMSSESSEAMLIPLKAIHGEGTEPFIFVIEEKTGPLGNTYLARKVAIDVGESNDVEAVALSGAYPGQFIIIESSEPLQDGSRVRLN; encoded by the coding sequence ATGAACGACCAAACAAGTGAACAAGCTGATTATCGAGTAAAGAAGAGGATCAGACATGCAATTGTTCTCTTTATCGCTGCTTTACTCGGCTTTACTCTATACAGCAACACTTTGCTCACGATGAATTTACCTAAAGTGTGGGCAGAAGAGGCAAGCTCCGGACAGCTTATACAGAACTTCAGTGGCAGCGGTATGCTGCAGCCGATAAGCATAGTGGAATTAAATAACAAAGCAGGTTGGGATGTTAAGGAGGTGAGGATAAAAGTCGGAGATCGTGTCACAAAGGGACAATCCCTCGTTACCTATAATAGTCGCGAGGCGGAAGATCGTATTCAAGATGATGAAGCAAATCTCGCCCGCTTACAATTAATGATGGAAGGCTTGGAAGAGCAGTACATTGTAGCACTGCACAATCCTGATGACGAAATGATTCGTGAAGCCAAACGAAATCTCGATATCGCACAACTTGAATCAGGCGTGCAGGACCGAAAGCTCCGAAGTATGCGTGATAATTTGAAAAATTTTAGACAGATTACCGCACCATTCGATGGTGTCATTACACAAGTATCAGCGATAAAAGGGCTGCCAAGTGGTCAGGCAGGTGCAGATGTCCGCCTTTCACAAGATGATCTTGGATATCAATTCACGTTAGATATACCATCTTCCATTACAGATCAAATGGAGATAGGAAAAAAAATAAAGGTTGACATTAAGATCAAGGGTAAAGCGCAGTCACTGGACGGTCAAATTAAGAGAATTGAAAATACGAGGGCGGATAATGAGGAAGTGGGTAAGCAAAATGCTATTAAACGAGTCCAAATCTGGGTGCAAAGCAAGCAATTAGAAGGTGGAGAACAGGCAAATGTAAATCTAAGCATGTCTTCTGAGAGCAGTGAAGCAATGCTAATTCCACTTAAAGCCATTCATGGCGAGGGGACTGAACCTTTTATATTTGTTATTGAAGAAAAAACAGGACCTCTTGGCAACACCTATCTAGCACGCAAAGTAGCGATTGACGTGGGTGAATCCAATGATGTTGAAGCAGTAGCTCTATCAGGGGCTTATCCTGGACAATTCATTATTATCGAAAGCAGTGAGCCTCTACAAGATGGCAGCAGAGTACGACTAAATTGA
- a CDS encoding sugar ABC transporter permease: MKFQKWFRKQSVIAIGFLAPSLIGFSIFYLIPFVIGVGYSFMDRTTNGSFVGLSNYKQLLDSSSFHKASVNTMLFTGISVPLMIALSLLLAMFLNQNVFFRKWLRTAYILPLVVPVATVVMMWQILFDWNGVLNSLLHTLGYERIDWMKSEWARMALSVISLWKNIGYNILLFLAGLQGIPKDYYETADLEGAGRLCKLTSITLVYLTPTLFFVVLMSIINSFKIFRETYLIAGDYPHDSIYMLQHYMNNMFYLLDVEKLTAASTLMVAFLLIFVLGMFALERQFRSFMD; encoded by the coding sequence TTGAAGTTCCAAAAATGGTTTCGTAAACAAAGTGTAATTGCAATCGGTTTTCTTGCACCAAGCTTAATTGGTTTTTCTATTTTTTATCTCATTCCATTCGTGATTGGGGTCGGCTATTCCTTTATGGATCGAACGACGAACGGCTCGTTTGTCGGCTTGAGTAACTATAAACAGTTGCTTGATAGTTCTTCGTTTCATAAAGCTTCAGTAAATACGATGTTGTTTACCGGAATAAGTGTGCCGCTCATGATTGCATTGTCACTGCTACTGGCCATGTTTTTGAATCAAAATGTTTTTTTTCGTAAATGGCTCCGTACCGCGTATATTCTACCACTCGTCGTTCCCGTCGCAACTGTAGTCATGATGTGGCAAATTTTATTTGACTGGAACGGCGTGCTCAACAGCTTACTGCACACCCTCGGATACGAAAGAATCGATTGGATGAAATCAGAATGGGCAAGAATGGCGTTATCCGTTATTAGTTTATGGAAAAACATCGGTTACAACATCCTTTTATTTCTTGCTGGTTTGCAAGGCATTCCAAAAGATTATTACGAAACGGCTGATTTAGAGGGGGCTGGCCGCTTATGTAAATTGACCAGCATTACATTAGTCTATTTAACACCAACCCTATTTTTTGTTGTTCTTATGTCAATTATTAATTCATTCAAAATTTTTCGAGAAACCTATTTAATTGCCGGGGATTATCCGCACGACAGCATATACATGCTTCAGCACTATATGAACAACATGTTCTATTTACTTGATGTGGAGAAGCTAACAGCAGCCTCGACATTGATGGTAGCGTTTTTATTGATTTTCGTTTTAGGAATGTTTGCTCTAGAACGACAATTTAGAAGTTTTATGGATTGA